Within Primulina tabacum isolate GXHZ01 chromosome 5, ASM2559414v2, whole genome shotgun sequence, the genomic segment AATTGAATTTCACAATTTCGAAAGGGTAAATATAATCAGTTAAGAGCTTactatctgattccttcaagaAATTGTGCTCGTTTcgacaaaaatattatttggagAAAGGAAAATCAAACGTTTTCTTACCTCGAAGGAATGAACAGAAGAGCGATGGAGAAAGTTCCCGAACCCTAGGTGCGAAATTCGATATTTCTTAATGGTTGGGCCATCAACTTACCGTATATGCAGGTTTTTCTATTGGGCTGGGCCCAAGCTAATATTGATTCGATCCACTATGAGTCGTGCAACACATTTCCAAGGATTGTGGCTGAATCTGTcagtattttaatttaattataatttgaGATAAATTTTCCATATGACACTTTTAATTTTTGGCAACAAATGAAGAAGTAGCTGAAATATATAATCATGTTTTTACAAAGTAAAGGCGTTAACAATATATTAATTATCTCACAGTTGGAGTTAAGACTGCAATATGTGTGTGTTTTTCAAAcccatgttaaaaaaaaaacatagaaaCAAACTCATAATCTCGTATACTAGTCTGACTTATTATTACATTCTATCTCACCGTGAAAAAGTACTCTCGAAGCAAAATTCATGGACGAAAAGGAAATTACGATTGAACCAACGTTCAAAGATAAGCTAGGTGCAAATATAGACAGGACTCAGGAGCATTTCTTGTTGAGTTCTTCGGGATCGATTCATGACGACGATGATGAATGACCCTCATAGGTAGAGAACTTGACTGTAGTTTTTGATAAAACTTGGCTCCCGAGGAATCGTCAAAGGCCTTGTCGATCTGCAAACGATTAATAGCAAGCATGGTTTTAGTATGGGTATATTCTAACACATGCAAGTTCAAAACAAAAATCTTGGTCTGGTGTGTACTATTTCTCGTTTAAAATGCAACTTTTTTTATACTAAACCCATTTTCATATCCATCCATATGAAAATACGAGgtgataatattttaaaaattgtttgtAGAGAACTGGATATTTATTATAGATTTTtagtcaatttttttataatataagaACCCGCAACTCTCTAAATTAGTAACATGCAAATCATAGTAGTCAAATAAATCGTATTAGAAAGACCTTGTGCAACAGGTCCGCCAGCATTGGTGTGGGATTCAACAAACTCAAACACCCCCTTTGAAGCATTTTTTAGTCAAATTCTTGTAAAACATGGCGTACCTTTGTGGTGAAAAAGGTTTATCAAAAAGAGGCATGAGTTGGGCTCTAGGTATCATGTTCCTTCTCATCATTCGGACCTCTTCCTCTTCTATTTTCTGATCTCAATCAAAAAttacgattttttttaataaatcttTGCATAAATTAAACGTGACAATCAAGATaattaatataacaataattaaGACTAATAGTAGTAATAACATACCTTGAGCAGCTTCTCCACTTGTTTCTTCTGTCGCTCCATGATACACAGCTTGATTGCAACCTGTTACATTAATTATATTAACAGTTACTTTAAATTATTACttaaatcatta encodes:
- the LOC142546550 gene encoding microtubule-destabilizing protein 60-like, whose protein sequence is MESPNRKSAQKIKESTKPVEFRLHTQQRAVHRSIFNSSVAIKLCIMERQKKQVEKLLKKIEEEEVRMMRRNMIPRAQLMPLFDKPFSPQRSTRPLTIPREPSFIKNYSQVLYL